The candidate division TA06 bacterium genome has a segment encoding these proteins:
- a CDS encoding XTP/dITP diphosphatase, which yields MTLVLATRNTDKIREISFILRDLQVELRCLDDFPGAPQVEENGATFEENAAKKARSACAHSQEAALAEDSGLRVDWLKGAPGLLSSRFAGEDVSYQENNAKLLSALEGVALEKRTAAFVCVVAVCLPGRRVKTFRGTCKGVISLEPRGSSGFGYDPLFLVPEYGKTFAEIGEAIKNRISHRAIALNKAKVYFTRLLASEP from the coding sequence GTGACGCTTGTACTGGCAACGAGAAATACGGACAAGATCCGCGAAATAAGTTTCATCTTACGCGATCTACAGGTTGAACTTCGTTGCCTGGATGACTTTCCGGGAGCGCCTCAAGTCGAAGAGAACGGCGCTACATTTGAAGAAAACGCAGCGAAGAAGGCACGCTCGGCTTGTGCTCATAGTCAAGAGGCAGCCCTTGCCGAAGATTCAGGTCTCCGCGTTGATTGGTTGAAAGGCGCACCCGGCCTCCTCTCCTCCAGATTTGCGGGAGAGGATGTCAGCTATCAGGAAAACAATGCAAAGCTGCTGTCCGCCCTTGAAGGAGTGGCTCTAGAAAAGAGGACAGCAGCTTTTGTCTGTGTAGTTGCTGTATGCCTGCCCGGACGCCGCGTGAAAACTTTCAGGGGGACCTGCAAAGGGGTAATATCTCTGGAACCGAGGGGGTCTTCCGGATTCGGATATGATCCCCTCTTTCTGGTTCCCGAGTATGGCAAGACCTTTGCTGAGATCGGCGAAGCGATCAAGAACAGAATCAGCCACAGGGCAATAGCCCTCAATAAGGCAAAGGTCTACTTCACGAGACTTCTTGCCTCAGAGCCGTAA
- a CDS encoding DUF4292 domain-containing protein, whose translation MVKRIALAFLLLAFLGCVRGPRVAPSIKRRKEDLLQGISRSHERLESLRGRGRVAVSTGKKTYSGNFSLRYKNPGKLKIDIYGPFGLQLLSVSVFDDSVLALLPSANLAFISHLSMPGVGGLGDVVTADQFKELVTATVSLPEGPGAEEIKCDFKDKVATVIFSKSGYTNKLIVNPRTNAILEREIYDDAGKILLTCYYRRFKSLKGWSRPYVVKIHEEETGNGLEMVYEEQNLNAKIESSEFQLNIPVGAEVIKN comes from the coding sequence TTGGTGAAGAGGATTGCGCTCGCCTTTCTTCTCTTGGCTTTCTTGGGATGTGTGAGGGGGCCGCGGGTTGCGCCTTCCATCAAGAGAAGAAAGGAGGATCTGCTTCAAGGGATTAGCCGTTCCCATGAACGGTTGGAGAGTTTGAGGGGAAGGGGGAGGGTAGCAGTATCCACGGGTAAGAAAACCTACTCCGGCAATTTCTCCCTTCGGTACAAGAATCCAGGAAAACTGAAGATCGATATCTACGGGCCATTCGGTCTGCAGCTTTTGTCCGTGTCAGTCTTCGACGATAGCGTCTTGGCGCTTTTGCCGAGTGCAAACTTAGCGTTTATCTCGCATCTTTCGATGCCTGGAGTGGGAGGGTTAGGAGATGTCGTGACTGCAGATCAATTCAAGGAACTGGTTACTGCAACTGTGAGTCTCCCCGAAGGCCCTGGGGCCGAAGAAATCAAATGCGATTTCAAAGACAAGGTGGCAACAGTCATCTTCAGCAAGTCTGGATACACAAACAAACTCATTGTCAATCCCCGGACCAATGCCATACTGGAGAGAGAAATCTACGACGATGCCGGCAAGATCCTGTTGACATGTTACTACCGTAGGTTCAAGTCATTGAAAGGGTGGTCCAGACCCTACGTTGTGAAAATTCACGAGGAAGAGACCGGCAACGGTCTGGAAATGGTGTACGAGGAACAGAACTTAAACGCAAAAATCGAGAGTTCGGAGTTTCAACTCAATATTCCGGTGGGTGCCGAGGTTATCAAGAACTAG
- a CDS encoding SPOR domain-containing protein, whose product MNPKHLVLLIIFVIGALMVTSCAKKPEVGEPTEELPVLVEEEPVEEFPESFVVEEVPPEEIEAPTVPAETYGYRVQIGAFMSQSNAELFAAAARTNLTGNVYVEQIPPWHKVRVGDLLSREEAEMLKAKVLQLGYPGSFIVETMVKLGL is encoded by the coding sequence ATGAATCCGAAGCATCTTGTTCTGCTGATCATTTTTGTCATTGGCGCCTTGATGGTCACATCATGCGCCAAAAAACCGGAGGTTGGTGAACCCACGGAAGAGCTTCCGGTTCTGGTGGAAGAGGAACCCGTAGAGGAGTTCCCTGAATCGTTTGTTGTAGAGGAGGTTCCTCCGGAGGAGATTGAAGCCCCGACCGTGCCTGCGGAGACGTATGGATACAGGGTTCAGATCGGTGCGTTCATGTCACAGTCGAATGCAGAGTTGTTTGCGGCAGCGGCCAGAACAAATCTCACCGGAAATGTCTATGTGGAGCAGATTCCTCCATGGCACAAGGTGAGGGTTGGGGATTTGCTCAGCCGGGAAGAGGCTGAAATGTTGAAGGCAAAAGTCCTTCAGCTTGGCTACCCCGGTTCGTTCATAGTGGAGACGATGGTAAAGCTCGGCTTGTGA
- a CDS encoding O-antigen ligase family protein: MNASREKAAALALRTANVCLAAFVFSSTVSITFEQASIVLAFLAWTLALLLGYRPHYKKGMLELAFLLLLGSQLISSLFSSHILESLLGVRDLFFVCIVYLFATVTRTERRMREFVYLFIFSASLMSLYGLIQSAMGVYRITAAQSTPLTFSGILTIAFSVGFSFVLFGASRKERIIFGPLLALIFAALTLSYTRSSWIAVFCAILFIGILRSKWLVVGLLLFTAIAFLLAPHPLKSRAMSIFDPRRPSAHMRIILLKTSPQVVKDHPIIGVGMMDLLPIYDKYVYPRLPENLKKERHGHFHNNFAQVAVQTGILGLTIYLFLMFNVVRSEWGGYRAAGDRFMKSISLGSLAAFIGFFIFGMFEYNFGDSEVIMLLWFTLGLSLACRRLSDCA, encoded by the coding sequence TTGAATGCCTCCAGGGAGAAGGCGGCTGCGCTGGCACTGCGCACAGCGAATGTTTGTCTGGCGGCCTTCGTCTTCTCCTCGACTGTCTCCATCACGTTCGAGCAGGCGAGCATCGTGCTGGCGTTTCTCGCCTGGACCCTCGCCCTTCTCCTCGGATACAGGCCTCACTATAAGAAGGGGATGCTGGAGCTGGCATTTCTCCTTTTGCTAGGGTCCCAGCTCATATCCTCACTCTTCTCCTCACACATATTAGAGAGTCTTCTGGGCGTGAGAGACCTTTTCTTTGTCTGTATCGTCTATCTTTTTGCGACCGTCACCAGGACTGAGAGGAGGATGAGAGAGTTTGTCTACCTCTTCATCTTTTCTGCGAGCCTCATGTCGCTTTATGGCCTTATTCAGAGTGCCATGGGGGTGTATAGAATAACGGCAGCCCAGTCGACGCCTCTCACCTTTAGTGGGATTCTCACAATCGCTTTTTCAGTGGGGTTCTCTTTTGTTCTGTTTGGTGCCAGTCGCAAAGAGAGAATAATCTTCGGTCCACTGCTTGCTCTCATATTCGCCGCACTGACCCTTTCCTACACGCGTAGCTCATGGATTGCAGTTTTCTGCGCCATTCTATTCATCGGAATACTGAGAAGCAAGTGGCTGGTTGTCGGCCTTCTTCTGTTCACCGCAATTGCCTTCCTCCTGGCTCCCCACCCTCTGAAGTCGAGGGCGATGTCGATCTTTGACCCGCGTAGGCCTTCCGCCCACATGAGAATAATCCTTCTCAAAACGAGTCCACAGGTAGTAAAAGACCATCCCATAATTGGTGTGGGTATGATGGACCTCTTGCCCATATATGACAAATACGTGTACCCACGTCTCCCAGAGAACCTCAAAAAGGAGCGACACGGCCATTTCCACAACAATTTCGCGCAGGTTGCGGTGCAAACGGGAATTTTAGGCTTGACAATCTATCTTTTTCTGATGTTTAATGTGGTAAGATCTGAATGGGGAGGGTATAGGGCGGCTGGGGATCGCTTCATGAAATCCATCTCACTGGGAAGCCTCGCCGCGTTTATTGGATTTTTCATCTTTGGTATGTTTGAGTACAATTTTGGTGACTCGGAAGTGATCATGTTACTCTGGTTCACTCTCGGCCTCAGCCTTGCGTGCAGGAGGTTGTCAGATTGTGCATAG
- a CDS encoding DUF3108 domain-containing protein — translation MVHSRPQPCVQEVVRLCIVRCSIAVLCLGTSLFAAGAVPFSVGEKLIFSVEYGPISAGTATMEVLEIVEVNGRACYHIVSTEKTNDFFSRFFKIRDRYDSYIDTLTLATVKFEKQIEEGKYKAEAHVTIDLDSLVAIYSDGDTVEVISEAKDAIATVYYVRTLDISVGDTFYVNNHTDKENYVLEITVPRALKVYTALGTFDCIEVQPKLEGTKVFEGRKGLTVWLTDDEWKIPVLIRSKLMIGSIQAIIKDIEFGS, via the coding sequence CTGGTTCACTCTCGGCCTCAGCCTTGCGTGCAGGAGGTTGTCAGATTGTGCATAGTCCGGTGTTCCATAGCTGTCTTATGCCTGGGTACCTCACTCTTTGCAGCCGGAGCAGTACCTTTTTCTGTTGGTGAGAAGCTCATTTTTTCTGTGGAATACGGCCCCATTTCTGCAGGCACGGCTACCATGGAGGTTTTGGAAATCGTCGAGGTGAACGGGAGGGCTTGTTATCACATTGTTTCTACGGAGAAGACAAACGACTTCTTTTCAAGGTTCTTCAAGATTAGAGACAGGTATGACTCATACATCGACACTTTGACCCTGGCAACTGTGAAGTTTGAAAAACAAATAGAGGAGGGGAAGTACAAGGCGGAAGCACATGTGACCATCGACCTGGACAGCTTGGTGGCAATCTACTCGGATGGAGATACTGTAGAAGTGATTTCTGAAGCAAAGGATGCGATTGCTACCGTCTACTACGTGAGAACGCTTGACATAAGTGTTGGCGATACTTTTTACGTGAACAACCACACTGACAAAGAGAACTATGTGCTTGAGATTACAGTGCCCAGGGCTCTAAAGGTATATACAGCTCTGGGAACCTTTGACTGCATTGAGGTGCAGCCCAAATTGGAAGGGACCAAAGTATTTGAGGGGCGTAAGGGACTTACCGTCTGGCTCACGGATGATGAGTGGAAGATTCCTGTACTCATCAGGAGCAAGCTGATGATAGGCTCAATCCAGGCCATCATCAAAGACATTGAGTTCGGGAGCTAG
- a CDS encoding mannose-1-phosphate guanylyltransferase produces MVYAVILAGGRGERFWPMSRRSRPKQLLPIVGEKTMLEETVHRISPLVHKERTIVVATRALRQSIIDLLPNLPKANLLCEPTARNTALAIGYTAVFLSREHPKAKMVVLPADHYIEDRSKFLEAVRVALEVAQSKLLVSFGIVPDRPETEYGYIKLGKKIHRKSGVEVFAARAFTEKPNRKRARVFLNSGDFLWNSGMFVWRVDTILEAIGEHMPELHKNLMDYSRSLGKSDGAAALRRLYKQSENISIDYGVMERAFNVAVVKAYFKWDDVGSWAALYRLIDKDESGNVVVGNHLGTDTKGSIIVCDSGLVGTIGVSDLIIIKSYDVIMVARRSRYADVRRLVDGLHEKAELKKYA; encoded by the coding sequence GTGGTCTACGCTGTCATACTTGCCGGAGGGAGGGGAGAGCGCTTCTGGCCCATGAGCAGAAGAAGCAGGCCAAAGCAGCTCTTGCCAATAGTGGGCGAAAAGACCATGCTGGAAGAGACTGTTCACAGAATATCTCCTCTTGTACACAAGGAGAGAACGATCGTTGTTGCCACACGAGCACTCAGACAGAGCATAATTGACCTGCTTCCGAATTTGCCGAAGGCGAATCTCCTGTGTGAGCCAACGGCCAGAAACACTGCCTTAGCGATAGGCTACACAGCCGTGTTCTTGTCGAGAGAGCATCCAAAGGCAAAGATGGTTGTGTTGCCCGCAGACCATTATATAGAAGACAGAAGCAAGTTTCTGGAGGCGGTGAGGGTTGCACTTGAGGTTGCACAGAGCAAACTTCTGGTCAGTTTTGGAATTGTCCCTGATAGGCCGGAGACGGAGTATGGGTACATAAAGCTGGGTAAGAAGATTCACAGAAAGAGTGGGGTGGAGGTCTTTGCGGCGAGAGCGTTCACTGAGAAGCCAAATCGCAAAAGGGCCAGAGTTTTTCTGAACTCCGGCGATTTTCTCTGGAACAGTGGAATGTTTGTGTGGAGGGTGGATACAATCCTTGAGGCTATTGGAGAGCACATGCCGGAGCTTCATAAAAACCTGATGGACTATTCTCGTTCCTTGGGCAAGTCAGATGGTGCTGCAGCTCTCAGGCGTCTCTACAAACAGTCCGAAAACATTTCAATAGACTACGGCGTGATGGAAAGAGCTTTCAATGTTGCAGTCGTCAAGGCCTATTTCAAGTGGGATGATGTGGGTTCCTGGGCTGCTCTGTATAGGCTAATAGACAAGGACGAATCCGGGAATGTGGTGGTTGGTAACCATCTAGGTACTGATACGAAGGGGTCGATAATCGTATGTGACTCTGGACTGGTCGGCACTATAGGTGTATCTGACTTGATCATAATCAAAAGCTATGATGTGATTATGGTCGCAAGAAGGAGCAGGTATGCAGATGTGCGAAGATTGGTGGACGGCCTACACGAGAAGGCGGAGTTGAAGAAATATGCTTGA
- the smc gene encoding chromosome segregation protein SMC, with translation MFLKSVEMFGFKSFPKKTGIRLDTGITALVGPNGCGKTNIVDAIRWALGEQRPNMLRCDRMDEIIFGGTQTRKALGLAEVTLTFVNDGKFPLDFEEVEVTRRSSRSGESEYLLNRTPCRHKDIVDLFLNTGLSSRAYSLITIDMVDRILDSDPQLRRNFFEEAAGIAKYRARRNLTLRKLSATEDDLLRVNDIILEIERTSRSLKRQAGKARSYQRLKQELKEVETFYLLTKFDELRKARESLEAQKVKLERERDYKMEDLATRQEDFQRRKEELKEKETVYSALLSRLDKTRDEATGIERDLAMFRERKKSLEENLDRLGKDRSEIEKQIPGVEEQIEAAVRELQQLARTIGEVETKLKQKDESLRVGEKEVSSMLLKRDDLADKVTKMLAAENDKRKIYLVLEAQREVHIGKADALSSESRDLANELRLLSWHLYQGISQVDWFSKNLKSYEARLGQLKRSIEDWKSSSGALAQRERELRQKALTARSELDLLKVFEERMEGHERSARAILGRKKQTSIRTTVADCIEVPDEYVQAIEGALGIGLSTLITEDETDVINSIEFLMKNKKGRAVFAPLSLLRSTSTSQMPASNSVIGLASNFVKCKRPYEPVIKALLDNFLLCRDLRTAFELFKSGAYSEYYLLTKSGEVIEPNGIVRGGSPSQQPLLGRKRRIQSLEKNVVALEKYRNNVEHELLKKEVHTQKLQAEFARLDEAYQKEIRKRVELDSWVSTTKYAIKNLEESLAKLDQERRHGDRELQRTGKRKGEVEKEIEGITSERESIQLNLSSIEEELSSKREAVRKTSSEVESERMELLKLRMQHDRLRDDLAREESSVGMLREQLKKREEEKSQIAVEIENTESLLGENENLNTAINVNKAALQSEISELESRKRERQKRIEKSENETELISLELKSHQEKIQDLRIRLMEVETRGENLKERASEELGLDLDEVRESEKVQVDEDQLETLRTKIAALEPVNMLAFKEFEEADARLKHLVSQKADLTEAKDSLKKTLRKMDQMARSKFMDTYQKVQGHFKQIFSEVFDGGQADLCLEGDSDPLRSEIQIVASPGGKRLTRIDLLSSGERALVAISLLFAIFLVRPSPFYILDEIDAPLDDVNISRFIKLLTKMSRKSQIALITHNKRTMEAANSLYGITMEEPGVTKVVSVRLREEEAESHAELAPQTR, from the coding sequence GTGTTTCTAAAATCTGTTGAAATGTTCGGCTTCAAATCCTTTCCCAAGAAGACGGGTATACGACTTGACACGGGAATAACCGCCCTTGTAGGGCCCAACGGGTGTGGAAAGACGAACATTGTTGACGCAATCAGGTGGGCTTTGGGTGAACAGAGACCGAATATGCTCCGTTGCGATAGAATGGATGAGATAATCTTTGGAGGCACCCAGACCAGGAAAGCTCTTGGCCTTGCCGAAGTGACTCTCACCTTCGTGAACGATGGAAAGTTCCCCTTAGATTTTGAAGAAGTTGAGGTGACTAGACGCTCAAGCAGATCAGGAGAGAGCGAATACTTACTGAACAGGACACCATGTAGACACAAGGATATCGTAGACCTGTTCCTGAACACCGGACTGTCCAGCAGGGCCTACTCCCTTATCACAATTGACATGGTGGACAGAATACTGGATAGCGACCCGCAATTGCGAAGGAACTTCTTTGAAGAGGCTGCTGGAATTGCGAAGTACCGGGCAAGAAGAAATCTCACCTTAAGGAAACTGTCCGCAACTGAGGATGACCTACTAAGAGTGAACGACATAATCCTGGAGATCGAGAGAACCTCCCGCAGTCTGAAGAGGCAAGCAGGAAAGGCGAGAAGTTATCAGCGTCTGAAGCAGGAACTGAAAGAGGTGGAAACGTTCTATCTCCTGACCAAATTCGACGAGCTTAGAAAGGCGAGAGAATCCCTGGAAGCACAGAAGGTGAAACTGGAACGGGAGCGAGACTACAAAATGGAAGACCTTGCAACCCGCCAGGAGGATTTCCAGAGAAGAAAGGAAGAACTGAAAGAAAAGGAGACAGTATATTCTGCTCTCCTGTCACGATTGGACAAAACAAGAGATGAGGCAACAGGAATAGAAAGAGACCTGGCTATGTTCAGGGAGAGAAAGAAAAGCCTGGAGGAAAATCTCGATAGACTGGGCAAAGACAGGTCCGAAATAGAAAAGCAAATCCCTGGTGTGGAAGAGCAAATCGAAGCTGCCGTCCGTGAACTGCAACAATTGGCCAGGACCATTGGAGAGGTTGAAACGAAACTGAAGCAAAAAGACGAATCCTTGAGGGTAGGAGAGAAAGAAGTCTCCTCCATGCTTCTAAAAAGAGATGACCTGGCGGACAAGGTCACGAAGATGCTTGCAGCGGAGAATGACAAAAGAAAGATATACCTGGTACTGGAGGCTCAAAGAGAGGTTCACATTGGCAAAGCAGACGCTCTTTCGTCTGAATCAAGAGACCTCGCGAACGAATTGAGACTGCTGTCCTGGCACCTTTACCAGGGGATAAGCCAGGTAGACTGGTTCTCCAAGAATTTGAAATCCTATGAGGCCAGACTTGGTCAGCTCAAACGATCCATTGAGGACTGGAAGAGTTCAAGCGGTGCTCTGGCACAAAGGGAGCGCGAACTCCGGCAGAAAGCGCTCACCGCCAGAAGCGAACTAGACCTGCTCAAAGTATTTGAGGAACGAATGGAAGGCCATGAGAGAAGTGCCAGAGCCATTCTGGGCAGGAAGAAACAGACCAGCATAAGAACGACAGTTGCCGACTGCATTGAGGTGCCTGATGAGTATGTGCAGGCTATAGAGGGAGCGCTGGGAATAGGCCTCTCCACACTGATTACTGAAGATGAGACAGACGTCATCAACTCTATTGAATTCTTGATGAAAAACAAGAAGGGGAGGGCAGTATTTGCTCCACTTTCATTGCTGAGATCTACGTCCACTTCACAAATGCCTGCAAGTAACTCGGTAATCGGGCTTGCGTCAAACTTTGTCAAGTGTAAGAGGCCATATGAACCGGTCATAAAAGCTCTTCTGGACAATTTCTTGCTCTGCAGGGATCTCCGCACAGCATTCGAGCTATTCAAAAGCGGAGCATACTCCGAGTATTACCTGTTGACCAAATCCGGCGAGGTGATAGAACCGAATGGAATTGTCCGGGGAGGAAGCCCCTCCCAGCAACCCCTCCTTGGCAGGAAGAGGCGCATCCAGTCTCTCGAAAAAAATGTGGTGGCCCTGGAGAAGTACAGAAACAATGTGGAACACGAATTGCTCAAGAAAGAAGTGCACACACAAAAACTGCAGGCCGAATTTGCCAGATTGGACGAGGCCTATCAGAAGGAGATAAGAAAAAGGGTTGAGCTCGACTCATGGGTGTCCACCACAAAGTATGCCATAAAGAATCTGGAAGAGAGCCTGGCAAAACTGGATCAAGAAAGGCGACATGGTGACCGCGAACTCCAGAGAACAGGTAAGCGCAAAGGGGAGGTTGAGAAGGAGATAGAAGGAATCACTTCTGAGCGAGAGTCTATCCAGCTGAACCTATCTTCTATCGAAGAGGAACTCAGTTCAAAACGGGAAGCCGTCCGGAAGACCTCCTCTGAGGTGGAGAGTGAGAGAATGGAACTCCTCAAGCTGAGAATGCAGCACGATAGGCTGAGGGATGACTTAGCTAGAGAAGAAAGCTCTGTGGGCATGTTACGGGAACAACTGAAAAAGCGCGAGGAAGAGAAATCACAGATTGCTGTAGAGATAGAAAACACGGAGAGTCTGCTTGGCGAAAACGAGAACCTGAACACCGCAATAAATGTGAACAAGGCCGCGCTCCAATCTGAGATTTCTGAGCTTGAATCGAGGAAGAGAGAGCGGCAAAAAAGGATAGAGAAGAGCGAAAACGAGACAGAGCTAATCTCCCTGGAGTTGAAAAGTCATCAGGAGAAGATACAAGACCTCAGAATACGCCTCATGGAGGTCGAAACAAGGGGAGAGAACCTGAAGGAAAGGGCTTCAGAGGAACTTGGCCTGGACCTGGACGAGGTCCGCGAATCAGAAAAGGTCCAGGTGGACGAAGACCAGCTGGAGACACTCCGTACAAAGATAGCTGCTCTGGAGCCGGTGAACATGCTCGCCTTCAAGGAATTCGAAGAAGCAGATGCAAGACTCAAACACCTTGTTTCACAGAAAGCCGACCTTACCGAGGCCAAGGACTCGCTTAAGAAAACCCTCAGGAAGATGGACCAGATGGCGAGATCGAAGTTTATGGATACATACCAGAAGGTGCAAGGCCACTTCAAACAGATCTTCTCGGAAGTTTTTGATGGCGGCCAGGCCGACCTTTGTCTGGAGGGAGACTCAGACCCCCTACGATCTGAGATTCAAATCGTAGCAAGCCCTGGGGGTAAGAGACTGACAAGAATCGATCTCCTCTCCTCAGGAGAGAGGGCCCTTGTTGCAATCTCCCTTCTGTTTGCCATATTTCTCGTCAGGCCGTCACCCTTCTATATTCTGGATGAGATAGACGCGCCTCTGGATGACGTAAACATATCCAGGTTCATCAAGTTATTGACGAAAATGAGCCGCAAGAGCCAGATAGCGCTAATAACGCACAATAAGAGGACCATGGAAGCTGCGAACTCGCTCTATGGAATAACCATGGAAGAGCCAGGTGTTACGAAGGTGGTCTCCGTGCGCCT
- a CDS encoding response regulator transcription factor produces the protein MKKVRTFLAEDHTIVRKAIRALLEKEAGIEVVGEASTGFETVSQCEVLKPDVVLMDISMPDMNGVEATRQIIKTSPKTKVVVLSVHKEQQYIFPALRAGARGYVLKDDIVEDLLVAINVVAKGNSFFSPTIQDHLLRDYIRTGEDAQQALKPDPLTPREKQILQLIAEEYTNKRIAAKLNISLKTVQAHRTNIMEKLDIHSAAGLTKYAIATGLIEKPGSN, from the coding sequence ATGAAAAAGGTTAGAACATTTCTGGCAGAAGACCACACCATAGTGAGGAAAGCGATCCGCGCTCTTCTCGAGAAGGAGGCCGGAATTGAAGTAGTTGGCGAAGCAAGTACCGGCTTCGAAACAGTATCTCAGTGCGAAGTGTTGAAACCTGACGTCGTACTCATGGACATATCCATGCCCGACATGAACGGCGTTGAAGCCACAAGGCAAATAATCAAGACCAGTCCGAAAACCAAGGTGGTTGTCCTCTCGGTACACAAGGAGCAACAGTACATCTTCCCCGCACTGAGGGCGGGTGCGCGGGGTTACGTGCTGAAAGATGACATCGTGGAGGATCTCCTTGTCGCTATCAACGTCGTGGCCAAGGGAAACTCCTTTTTCAGCCCGACAATTCAAGACCATCTCCTCAGAGACTACATCAGGACGGGCGAGGATGCGCAGCAGGCTCTTAAGCCTGACCCCTTGACGCCCAGGGAAAAACAGATACTCCAGCTCATCGCAGAAGAGTACACTAACAAGCGGATTGCCGCCAAACTGAACATCAGCCTTAAGACGGTGCAGGCCCACAGGACCAACATAATGGAGAAGTTGGACATACACAGCGCGGCCGGCCTGACCAAGTACGCTATCGCCACAGGTCTCATAGAGAAACCGGGCTCAAACTGA